The proteins below are encoded in one region of Berryella intestinalis:
- a CDS encoding ABC transporter substrate-binding protein, whose product MKMKKIGAVLAIGCLAAALALAGCSGSSGSASSGSSDSKSDSGSAYKLQSAGTLTIATSPDFPPFENMENGEYVGLDIEVGKAVAKKLGLEPKFVSLQFDAILPAISSGTQADIGISGFTVDPERAKQVDFTNSYYTDDLSIAVMNSSAVTKETVDADLNSAGVSIAVQSGTTGETYVQEHYPDARVVAYGNSNDCFAAMQAGQVNAVCTNYAVVNKMLADAYSDAKVVKSIATGEEYAIAVSQDNKALTEDINKALKELAADGTIDNLLKQYM is encoded by the coding sequence ATGAAAATGAAGAAGATCGGCGCGGTGCTGGCGATCGGGTGCCTTGCCGCCGCCCTCGCGCTTGCGGGCTGCTCGGGCTCGTCGGGCTCCGCTTCGTCGGGGTCGAGCGACTCGAAGTCCGATTCCGGGTCGGCCTACAAGCTTCAGAGCGCGGGTACCCTCACCATCGCCACGTCGCCCGACTTCCCCCCGTTCGAGAACATGGAAAACGGCGAGTACGTGGGCCTCGATATCGAGGTGGGCAAGGCGGTTGCCAAGAAGCTCGGCCTCGAGCCCAAGTTCGTCTCCCTTCAGTTCGACGCCATCCTCCCCGCTATTTCGAGCGGCACCCAGGCCGATATCGGCATTTCGGGCTTCACGGTCGACCCCGAGCGCGCCAAGCAGGTTGACTTCACGAACTCCTACTACACCGACGACCTGTCCATCGCGGTCATGAATTCCAGCGCGGTGACGAAGGAAACGGTCGACGCCGACCTCAACTCCGCCGGTGTGAGCATCGCGGTCCAAAGCGGCACTACGGGCGAGACCTACGTCCAGGAGCACTATCCCGATGCGCGCGTGGTGGCTTACGGCAATTCCAACGACTGCTTCGCCGCCATGCAGGCGGGCCAGGTCAACGCCGTGTGCACCAACTACGCGGTGGTGAACAAGATGCTCGCCGACGCGTATTCCGACGCCAAGGTGGTGAAGAGCATCGCCACCGGCGAAGAGTACGCCATCGCGGTCTCCCAGGACAACAAGGCCCTTACGGAAGACATCAACAAGGCCCTGAAGGAACTTGCCGCAGACGGCACCATCGACAACCTGCTGAAGCAGTACATGTAG
- a CDS encoding amino acid ABC transporter permease, with translation MNNAQSVKTGARLLAVCAVALSLALAVFSSPVAAYALTTSDMTARPNGNSGSDVLGGTETRISWEGQAAPDESVSSLSFTLPEGTRFSLDNAKLTLLTGEDRMTRTKVDARFSSEGQTVTVAIDGQVEAGAYYRVELYGVEFPTSGGDMAIKGAASFADGSKQELADLPTIKVTSVSPADQFARYLEGQDWVKAWNSNKFLKLFFNPPLLVTSFPVVMNGFFLAVGIVAVAFPLAIPVGLALSFMRMSRFRVLRAIAATYVNVVRGTPVFLQIYIAFFGLPLAGVEIPSFPLGVLVLGMNSGAYLCEIFRAGIQSINKGQFEASRSLGMSGAQTMLFVIIPQTVQRVLPTMTSEFILLYKDTSLLAAVGVMEVVMYAKTIVASTGSITPYIVAACFYLVFTLPLAKLVGIFEARLAGNDAGSAKKRPRRLKSAVRRQAEQR, from the coding sequence ATGAACAATGCGCAATCAGTTAAAACCGGCGCAAGGCTGCTGGCCGTCTGCGCCGTCGCTCTGTCTTTGGCTCTGGCGGTTTTCTCGTCTCCCGTTGCGGCATACGCTCTGACGACGTCGGATATGACCGCCCGCCCGAACGGCAACAGCGGATCGGACGTGCTGGGCGGCACCGAGACGCGCATCTCGTGGGAAGGCCAGGCCGCGCCCGACGAGTCGGTGAGCAGCCTGTCGTTCACGCTGCCCGAGGGAACCCGCTTCTCGCTGGACAATGCCAAGCTCACGCTGCTCACAGGCGAGGACCGCATGACCCGCACGAAGGTCGACGCCCGGTTCTCGTCCGAGGGCCAGACCGTCACCGTGGCCATCGATGGGCAGGTCGAGGCGGGCGCCTACTACCGCGTCGAGCTTTACGGTGTGGAATTCCCCACCTCGGGCGGCGATATGGCGATCAAAGGCGCCGCATCGTTTGCGGACGGCTCCAAGCAGGAGCTTGCCGATCTGCCCACCATCAAGGTGACCTCGGTGTCTCCCGCCGACCAGTTCGCCCGCTATCTCGAAGGGCAGGATTGGGTGAAGGCCTGGAACTCCAACAAGTTCCTGAAGCTGTTCTTCAACCCGCCTTTGCTGGTCACCAGCTTCCCCGTCGTGATGAACGGGTTTTTCCTGGCGGTGGGCATCGTGGCCGTCGCCTTCCCCTTGGCCATCCCCGTCGGCCTGGCTCTGTCCTTCATGCGCATGTCGCGCTTCCGGGTCCTGCGCGCAATCGCGGCCACGTATGTGAACGTGGTGCGCGGCACCCCCGTGTTCCTGCAGATCTACATCGCGTTTTTCGGTTTGCCTCTGGCCGGCGTCGAGATCCCGTCGTTTCCGCTGGGAGTGTTGGTGCTGGGCATGAACTCGGGCGCCTACCTGTGCGAGATCTTCCGCGCCGGCATCCAGTCCATCAACAAAGGCCAGTTCGAGGCCTCGCGCTCGCTGGGCATGAGCGGTGCGCAGACCATGCTGTTCGTCATCATCCCCCAGACGGTTCAGCGCGTTCTTCCCACGATGACCAGCGAATTCATCCTGCTTTACAAAGACACGTCGCTGCTGGCGGCCGTGGGGGTCATGGAGGTGGTCATGTACGCCAAGACCATCGTCGCCTCCACCGGCTCCATCACGCCCTACATCGTTGCCGCATGCTTCTACCTGGTGTTCACGCTGCCGCTTGCCAAGCTGGTGGGGATCTTCGAGGCTCGCCTTGCCGGAAACGACGCGGGTTCGGCGAAGAAGAGGCCGCGCAGGCTGAAGTCGGCCGTCCGTCGGCAGGCAGAACAGCGATAG
- the mazG gene encoding nucleoside triphosphate pyrophosphohydrolase, producing MAMNENDPEGSLCDGERAAGSGAFYDFVETVAALRAPEGGCPWNRAQTHESLTEYLVEEAYEAADAIEARDTRRVEEELGDVLLQVVLQSQIAAEAGEFTIDDVCATVDEKMVRRHPHVFSDAAGGDANEVARLWEQVKLAEKEEAARRASESGRIPSLLDDVPRSFPALLQAQKISRKAAAAGFEWDALDGVWAKVREEEAELREAYAAAPKSEDGRMLRGADATDPLVEAAELEFGDLLFALVNVARHMGIDSESALRRTCAKFRSRWESMEGEARASRTQIDRLTADALEGLWQAAKDREGAEHGSE from the coding sequence ATGGCTATGAATGAGAACGACCCCGAAGGGTCGCTGTGCGACGGGGAACGCGCTGCGGGCTCCGGCGCGTTCTATGATTTCGTCGAAACGGTTGCCGCCCTGCGCGCACCCGAAGGGGGCTGTCCCTGGAATCGGGCGCAGACCCACGAATCGCTGACCGAGTACCTGGTGGAGGAAGCCTACGAGGCGGCCGACGCGATCGAGGCGCGGGACACCCGGCGCGTCGAAGAGGAGCTCGGCGATGTATTGCTCCAGGTGGTTCTGCAAAGCCAGATCGCAGCCGAGGCGGGCGAGTTCACCATAGACGACGTGTGCGCGACCGTCGATGAGAAGATGGTGCGGCGCCATCCCCATGTGTTCTCGGATGCCGCCGGCGGGGACGCGAACGAGGTCGCCCGCCTGTGGGAGCAGGTCAAGCTGGCGGAAAAGGAAGAGGCGGCGCGCCGTGCATCCGAATCGGGCCGCATTCCCAGCCTGCTCGACGACGTTCCGCGCTCGTTTCCCGCGCTTCTCCAAGCCCAGAAGATCTCGCGTAAGGCGGCGGCTGCCGGCTTCGAGTGGGATGCGCTTGACGGGGTGTGGGCCAAGGTGCGCGAAGAGGAAGCCGAGCTGCGCGAAGCCTACGCGGCGGCGCCCAAGTCGGAAGACGGGCGCATGCTGCGCGGCGCCGATGCGACCGATCCTTTGGTGGAAGCTGCCGAGCTGGAGTTCGGCGACCTCCTGTTCGCGCTGGTGAACGTGGCGCGGCATATGGGCATCGATTCCGAATCGGCGCTGCGGCGCACCTGTGCGAAGTTCCGCTCCCGCTGGGAGTCGATGGAGGGGGAGGCCCGGGCTTCCCGCACGCAGATCGACCGGCTGACCGCCGATGCGCTCGAAGGGTTGTGGCAGGCGGCGAAGGACAGGGAGGGCGCCGAACATGGATCAGAGTAG
- a CDS encoding TrmH family RNA methyltransferase, producing MPLVSIDRLSDPRLDPFARLTDVALRSRIEPEKGVFIAETVEVIGRALDAGCIPLSLLTAPEYLGQLETVIGRIEREHPDVPVFAAPRSELRQLTGFELTRGALCAFRRPALASVEKTLENARVVAVLEDIRNHTNVGAIFRSAAAIGADAVLVSPACYDPLYRRAVRVSMGAVFQVPWTRMEGDPRTWFADGSRTLRELGFTIAAMALEDDSIPLDDPRVRAQDKIALVFGTEGYGLSRTTLEHCDMTVRIPMRHGVDSLNVAASSAVAFWELVRETA from the coding sequence GTGCCGCTCGTTTCCATCGACCGCCTCTCCGACCCGCGCCTCGATCCCTTCGCCCGTCTCACCGACGTTGCGCTGCGCAGCCGGATCGAACCGGAGAAGGGGGTCTTCATAGCCGAGACCGTCGAGGTCATCGGCCGCGCCCTCGACGCAGGCTGCATTCCGCTGTCCCTGCTGACGGCCCCCGAGTACCTCGGCCAGCTCGAAACGGTCATCGGCCGCATCGAACGCGAGCATCCCGACGTGCCCGTGTTCGCGGCCCCGCGCAGCGAGCTGCGGCAGCTCACCGGGTTCGAGCTCACGCGCGGCGCCCTGTGCGCCTTTCGCCGACCCGCGCTCGCATCGGTGGAAAAGACGCTGGAAAACGCACGGGTCGTGGCCGTCTTGGAGGATATCCGGAACCACACCAACGTCGGCGCCATATTCCGCTCGGCGGCCGCCATCGGGGCCGATGCCGTGCTGGTGTCCCCCGCCTGCTACGATCCGCTGTACCGCCGCGCCGTGCGCGTGTCGATGGGCGCGGTGTTCCAAGTGCCGTGGACCCGCATGGAAGGCGACCCGCGCACCTGGTTCGCCGACGGTTCCCGTACGCTGCGGGAACTGGGGTTCACCATCGCCGCCATGGCGCTTGAGGACGATTCGATCCCCCTCGACGATCCGCGCGTCCGCGCACAGGACAAGATAGCCCTGGTGTTCGGAACGGAAGGGTACGGGCTGTCGCGCACCACGCTCGAACACTGCGACATGACCGTGCGCATCCCCATGCGCCACGGAGTGGACTCGCTCAACGTGGCGGCGTCGAGCGCCGTTGCCTTCTGGGAGCTCGTGCGCGAAACCGCCTAG
- a CDS encoding Nramp family divalent metal transporter, with protein sequence MAKSTLAEKFKNIGPGALVAAGFIGPGTVTTCTVSGASYGYTMLWALLFATVATILFQEMAARIGIITGKGLGENIRDRIGNPALKWAAIAIVIVAIFVGNIAYETGNVTGGILGIQAFAPGIQMLPIVVVIGIAGFACLWIGSYKLVEKILTAIVVFMGVVFLVTAFASPVDWGAVVSGLFVPTLPSAEQTGGVSPILVAAGLIGTTVVPYNLFLHASGAAERFKDPDQVADARFDAALSIGLGGVISMAILICAAANIHGTGVTVANGKDMAIALQPLLGSWATYMIGLGLLAAGFSSVITASLSAAYAVNGVLGWGKGLKDIRFKAIWLIVLLAGCFMAVAFGKSPTQLILTAQAANAILLPIMAFFVMFCANGADLEKFKNHLFANIAGVVIILVTIFIAYRNMSSFITSVQKLLGA encoded by the coding sequence ATGGCTAAGAGCACTCTCGCCGAGAAGTTCAAAAACATCGGCCCGGGCGCGCTGGTCGCAGCAGGCTTCATCGGGCCGGGCACGGTCACCACGTGCACCGTGTCGGGTGCGAGCTACGGTTACACCATGCTGTGGGCGCTTCTGTTCGCAACCGTGGCCACCATCCTGTTTCAGGAGATGGCGGCTCGTATCGGTATCATCACGGGGAAGGGTCTGGGTGAAAACATCCGCGACCGCATCGGCAACCCCGCGCTGAAATGGGCGGCCATCGCCATCGTCATCGTTGCGATCTTCGTGGGCAACATCGCCTACGAAACGGGCAACGTCACCGGCGGTATCCTGGGCATCCAGGCGTTCGCTCCCGGAATCCAGATGCTGCCCATCGTCGTGGTCATCGGAATCGCGGGTTTCGCCTGCCTGTGGATCGGTTCGTACAAGCTGGTCGAGAAGATCCTCACGGCTATCGTGGTGTTCATGGGCGTGGTGTTCCTCGTCACGGCGTTCGCCTCTCCGGTTGATTGGGGAGCGGTCGTCTCGGGCCTGTTCGTCCCGACGCTGCCCAGCGCCGAGCAGACCGGCGGGGTGTCCCCGATCCTGGTTGCAGCCGGCCTGATCGGCACGACGGTGGTTCCGTACAACCTGTTCCTGCACGCTTCCGGTGCGGCAGAGCGCTTCAAGGATCCCGACCAGGTCGCCGATGCCCGCTTCGATGCGGCGCTTTCCATCGGCCTCGGCGGCGTCATCTCGATGGCCATCCTCATCTGCGCCGCCGCGAACATCCACGGCACGGGCGTTACGGTTGCCAACGGCAAGGACATGGCCATCGCGCTCCAGCCGCTGCTGGGCAGCTGGGCCACTTACATGATCGGGCTCGGCCTGCTGGCTGCCGGTTTCTCCAGCGTGATCACGGCATCTCTGTCGGCGGCGTATGCGGTGAACGGCGTTTTGGGTTGGGGCAAGGGCCTCAAGGACATCCGGTTCAAGGCGATCTGGCTGATCGTTTTGCTGGCCGGCTGCTTCATGGCCGTCGCGTTCGGGAAGAGCCCCACGCAGCTCATCCTCACCGCCCAGGCGGCGAACGCCATCCTGCTTCCCATCATGGCTTTCTTCGTGATGTTCTGCGCGAACGGCGCCGATCTCGAGAAGTTCAAGAACCACCTGTTCGCCAACATCGCGGGCGTGGTGATCATCCTGGTCACCATCTTCATCGCGTACCGCAACATGTCCTCGTTCATCACCTCTGTCCAGAAGCTCCTGGGTGCGTAA
- a CDS encoding LamB/YcsF family protein: protein MRAIDLNCDLGESFGRYTMGLDDQVIPLVSSVNVACGMHAGDPMVMRRTVRMATQAGVAIGAHPGYPDLQGFGRRDMNLSPDEAYSFVLYQIGALAGFCAAEGARLHHVKPHGQLYNRAAADRALADAIAAAVRDFDPQLVLVGLAGGQLVEAGESLGLRCASEFFADRNYTDEGVLAPRSMPNATLTDEAFAVKRAVRAVREGTIESITGKTIRVSADTICTHGDNVRALEFVRELRCALEEANVEIKPV, encoded by the coding sequence ATGCGCGCCATCGACCTCAACTGCGATTTGGGAGAAAGCTTCGGCCGATACACCATGGGGCTCGATGACCAGGTGATCCCCCTGGTCTCAAGCGTGAACGTCGCGTGCGGGATGCATGCGGGCGACCCGATGGTCATGCGCAGGACCGTGCGCATGGCAACGCAGGCGGGCGTGGCGATCGGGGCGCATCCGGGCTATCCCGACCTGCAGGGATTCGGTCGACGCGATATGAACCTCTCGCCCGACGAGGCCTACTCGTTCGTCCTGTATCAGATCGGGGCGCTTGCAGGGTTCTGCGCGGCCGAAGGGGCGCGGCTCCATCACGTGAAGCCCCATGGGCAGCTGTACAACCGAGCCGCGGCCGATCGGGCGCTGGCCGACGCGATCGCCGCAGCCGTGCGCGACTTCGACCCGCAGCTCGTGCTGGTGGGGCTTGCGGGCGGACAGCTCGTCGAAGCCGGGGAATCGCTTGGGCTGAGATGCGCAAGCGAGTTCTTCGCCGACCGCAACTACACCGACGAGGGCGTGCTCGCACCGCGCTCGATGCCCAACGCCACGCTCACCGACGAAGCATTCGCGGTGAAACGCGCCGTGCGCGCCGTGCGCGAGGGCACCATCGAGAGCATCACCGGGAAGACCATTCGGGTTTCGGCCGACACCATCTGCACGCACGGCGACAACGTCCGCGCCCTCGAATTCGTACGCGAGCTGCGCTGTGCGCTTGAAGAGGCGAACGTGGAGATCAAACCGGTCTAG
- the accC gene encoding acetyl-CoA carboxylase biotin carboxylase subunit: protein MLSKVLIANRGEIAVRIIRACRAMGIKTVAVYSTADRQALHVYLADESVCIGPAPARDSYLNTTAIITAALGCGADAIHPGYGFLSENATFAKMCTDNGIIFVGPRASVIDRMGNKSQARRTMMDAGVPVVPGCRESFHDAERAKAAAADVGWPIMIKASSGGGGKGMRISESSEDFIEQFNIAQRESINAFGDNTMYLERAVIDPRHVEVQVIADNHGHIVAMGERDCSVQRNHQKMIEESPSPFLDGETRQRMMEDAVKAARAVGYTSAGTIEFLMDKDRNYYFMEMNTRVQVEHSVTEFVTHRDIVREMLCIAAGEELSFTQDDIRLDGHGIECRINAEIPEKGFLPSPGVISQMHLPGGNGVRVDTAAYDGFEISPYYDSMIAKIIVRGRTRTEAIAKMRTALEEMVVVGVSTNLDFQYSIMENETFKAGLADTSFIEKFLRGEV, encoded by the coding sequence ATGCTCAGCAAGGTCCTTATCGCCAACCGCGGGGAAATCGCCGTCCGCATCATCCGCGCCTGCCGCGCGATGGGCATCAAGACGGTCGCGGTGTACTCGACCGCCGACCGCCAGGCGCTGCACGTGTACCTGGCCGACGAGTCGGTGTGCATCGGCCCGGCCCCGGCTCGCGACTCCTACCTGAACACCACCGCCATCATCACCGCCGCCCTCGGGTGCGGCGCCGACGCCATCCACCCCGGTTACGGCTTTTTGTCCGAGAACGCCACGTTCGCGAAGATGTGCACCGACAACGGCATCATCTTCGTCGGACCGCGCGCGTCGGTGATCGACCGCATGGGCAACAAAAGCCAGGCCCGCCGCACCATGATGGACGCCGGCGTGCCCGTCGTGCCCGGCTGCCGCGAATCGTTCCACGACGCAGAGCGCGCCAAGGCGGCCGCTGCCGACGTGGGATGGCCCATCATGATCAAGGCCTCGTCGGGAGGCGGCGGCAAGGGCATGCGCATCTCCGAGAGTTCCGAGGACTTCATCGAGCAGTTCAACATCGCGCAGCGCGAGAGCATCAACGCGTTCGGCGACAACACCATGTACCTCGAGCGGGCCGTTATCGATCCGCGCCACGTGGAGGTCCAGGTGATCGCCGACAACCACGGCCATATCGTCGCTATGGGAGAGCGCGACTGCTCGGTGCAGCGCAACCATCAGAAGATGATCGAGGAGTCGCCCTCCCCCTTCCTCGACGGGGAAACCCGGCAACGCATGATGGAAGACGCCGTGAAGGCCGCGCGGGCCGTCGGCTACACGTCTGCGGGCACCATCGAGTTCCTCATGGACAAGGACCGCAACTACTACTTCATGGAGATGAACACGCGCGTCCAGGTGGAGCACTCGGTCACCGAGTTCGTCACCCACCGCGACATCGTGCGCGAGATGCTGTGCATCGCGGCCGGCGAAGAGCTTTCGTTCACGCAGGACGACATCCGACTGGACGGGCACGGCATCGAATGCCGCATCAACGCCGAGATCCCCGAAAAGGGGTTCCTCCCCAGCCCGGGCGTGATCTCGCAGATGCACCTTCCCGGGGGCAACGGCGTGCGCGTCGACACCGCCGCCTACGACGGGTTCGAGATCTCGCCCTACTACGATTCCATGATCGCTAAGATCATCGTCCGAGGGCGCACCCGCACCGAGGCTATCGCCAAGATGCGCACGGCGCTTGAGGAGATGGTGGTAGTGGGCGTTTCCACCAACCTCGACTTCCAGTACTCCATCATGGAGAACGAGACGTTCAAGGCCGGGCTCGCCGACACCAGCTTCATCGAGAAGTTCCTGCGCGGCGAGGTGTAG
- a CDS encoding bifunctional folylpolyglutamate synthase/dihydrofolate synthase, protein MTPFDPIAYINEPRWQHSRLGLERITDLLERLGRPQDELRFVHVAGTNGKGSTCAFIESILRAAGYRTGLFTSPFILRFEERIRVDGLDISLSDLGEATLEVRDAAEAQFEETGEHPTEFELMTAVALVHFARSACDVVVLEVGLGGRLDSTNVVDAPEACVITRIGLDHTGLLGDTVSQIAAEKAGIVKAGAAVVSYPQEPSARAVIERVAADAGCTVVEPDLGELEVGGGVGRGRRAFSYRGRPFETRMLGSYQPANAAVALETVEELRKRGWDISDDAVERGVASAFWPGRFEVRDARGAWPATVIDGGHNPQGACALADSLKDAFPGQSFTFVMSVLADKDYRAMIDALSPLARAFVCTAPDNPRALAADDLAEAVRAQTEGRSVPLEVVVAGDMAHALGIARRLTGEGGVMCVFGSLYALSAAYAVLDGGDS, encoded by the coding sequence ATGACCCCGTTCGACCCGATCGCCTACATCAACGAGCCGCGCTGGCAGCACTCCCGCCTGGGGCTCGAGCGCATAACCGACCTGTTGGAGCGCTTGGGGAGGCCCCAGGATGAGCTGAGGTTCGTCCATGTGGCGGGCACCAACGGGAAAGGTTCGACCTGCGCGTTCATCGAGTCGATCCTCCGCGCCGCCGGGTATCGGACCGGTCTGTTCACCAGCCCCTTCATCCTGCGGTTCGAAGAGCGCATCCGCGTGGACGGCCTCGATATCTCCCTTTCGGATCTCGGCGAGGCGACGCTTGAGGTGCGCGATGCGGCCGAAGCCCAGTTCGAGGAAACCGGCGAGCATCCCACCGAGTTCGAGCTGATGACCGCGGTCGCGCTCGTGCATTTCGCCCGGAGCGCCTGCGACGTGGTCGTGCTCGAGGTCGGGCTGGGCGGGCGCCTGGACTCGACCAACGTCGTCGATGCGCCCGAGGCGTGCGTGATCACGCGCATCGGACTGGATCACACCGGTTTGCTGGGCGATACGGTTTCCCAGATAGCGGCCGAGAAGGCGGGCATCGTCAAAGCGGGTGCCGCCGTGGTGTCGTACCCGCAGGAGCCGTCTGCCCGCGCGGTTATTGAACGGGTTGCCGCAGATGCCGGTTGTACCGTTGTCGAGCCCGACCTGGGCGAGCTGGAGGTTGGCGGCGGTGTCGGGCGCGGTCGCCGGGCGTTTTCGTATCGCGGGCGGCCCTTCGAGACGCGCATGCTGGGAAGCTACCAGCCGGCGAATGCCGCAGTGGCCCTCGAAACCGTCGAAGAGCTGCGAAAGCGCGGATGGGACATCTCCGACGACGCGGTCGAACGCGGCGTCGCGTCGGCGTTTTGGCCGGGCCGCTTCGAGGTGAGGGATGCGCGGGGGGCATGGCCCGCAACCGTCATCGACGGGGGGCACAACCCGCAGGGCGCTTGCGCGCTGGCCGATTCGCTGAAAGACGCGTTTCCCGGCCAGTCGTTCACGTTCGTCATGAGCGTGCTGGCAGACAAGGACTACCGCGCGATGATCGACGCGCTTTCGCCCTTGGCGCGCGCCTTCGTATGCACCGCACCCGACAACCCCCGTGCGCTTGCGGCCGACGACCTGGCTGAAGCGGTGCGGGCGCAGACCGAGGGGCGCTCGGTCCCGCTGGAGGTGGTCGTTGCGGGCGATATGGCCCATGCGCTGGGCATAGCGCGCCGCCTGACGGGCGAGGGGGGCGTCATGTGCGTGTTCGGGAGCCTGTACGCCCTGTCCGCCGCGTACGCGGTTTTGGACGGAGGGGATTCCTAG
- the accB gene encoding acetyl-CoA carboxylase biotin carboxyl carrier protein → METKNIKDLLEIMDQANLSAVRYDDGTIKIELERATPSIASAMALPLMADRVKELIASHDDSHVTTGAACAPVASSEDSSALVRSPMVGTFYTGPSPDEEPFVKVGQEVLTGQTLAIVEAMKMMNEITAPAPGIVTEILAGNGTQVEYDQPLFRIVTEASA, encoded by the coding sequence ATGGAAACCAAGAACATCAAGGATCTCCTGGAGATCATGGATCAGGCCAACCTCAGCGCGGTGCGCTACGACGACGGCACCATAAAGATCGAGCTGGAGCGCGCGACCCCGTCCATCGCCAGCGCCATGGCCCTTCCGCTGATGGCCGACCGCGTGAAGGAACTCATCGCCAGCCACGACGACTCGCACGTCACCACCGGCGCCGCCTGCGCGCCCGTAGCCAGCAGCGAAGACTCCAGCGCGTTGGTGCGCAGCCCCATGGTGGGCACGTTCTACACCGGCCCCTCCCCCGACGAAGAGCCCTTCGTGAAGGTTGGTCAGGAGGTGCTTACCGGCCAGACCCTCGCCATCGTCGAGGCCATGAAGATGATGAACGAGATCACGGCGCCCGCACCGGGCATCGTCACCGAGATCTTGGCCGGAAACGGAACGCAGGTCGAGTACGACCAGCCCCTGTTCCGCATCGTCACCGAAGCATCGGCGTAG
- a CDS encoding GTP pyrophosphokinase: MDQSSSLTERIERIDPHRSLVKPGEEDLMVETSENARRFFADVLPMLARYHAAMREMEVRFEIIDRDLSVRRHRNPIHHVESRVKDPRGVYEKLARYGKPQTVANAERYVMDIAGVRVICSYIHDVYELCEMLKRHDDLEVVNIKDYVANPKPNGYRSLHMIVKIPVHFVDRTDMIPVEVQIRTIAMDFWASLEHELKYKAVSEVAGIDSYDELRDCSRIIRNVESRMRILAQALDAE, translated from the coding sequence ATGGATCAGAGTAGCTCGCTGACCGAACGGATCGAGCGGATCGACCCGCATCGCTCGCTGGTGAAGCCGGGAGAGGAAGACCTGATGGTGGAAACATCCGAGAACGCCCGCCGGTTCTTCGCCGACGTGCTTCCCATGCTGGCCCGCTACCATGCGGCCATGCGCGAGATGGAGGTGCGCTTCGAGATCATCGATCGGGACCTCAGCGTCCGGCGGCACCGCAACCCCATCCACCACGTCGAATCGCGCGTCAAGGACCCGCGGGGCGTTTACGAGAAGCTGGCCCGCTACGGCAAGCCCCAGACGGTCGCCAACGCCGAGCGCTACGTTATGGATATAGCCGGCGTTCGGGTGATCTGCTCGTACATTCATGATGTCTACGAATTATGCGAAATGCTGAAACGCCACGACGACCTCGAAGTGGTGAACATCAAGGACTACGTGGCGAACCCCAAGCCCAACGGGTATCGCAGCTTGCATATGATCGTCAAAATACCTGTTCACTTTGTTGACAGAACCGACATGATTCCCGTCGAGGTTCAGATACGGACCATCGCGATGGACTTCTGGGCCAGTTTGGAGCACGAGCTGAAATACAAGGCGGTAAGCGAGGTCGCAGGCATCGACTCATACGACGAATTACGTGATTGCAGCAGAATTATACGGAATGTTGAATCACGAATGCGGATCCTCGCCCAGGCCCTCGATGCCGAATAA
- a CDS encoding putative hydro-lyase yields MLARPENVSPETWEKALGASPVELRRLIRTGAYTAPTSGLCPGYAQANLIVLPKEQAYDFLLFAQRNPKPCPLLEVTETGARQTSICATDCDIATDFPRYRIYRYGELVDETTDVSELWRDDFVSFVIGCSFSFESELVEAGIEMRHNTMGRNVSMYLTNVACRPAGSMSGNMVMSMRPIPYDQVVRATQISGAIPQVHGAPLHIGDPSAIGIDDVSKPDFGDPVDIREGEVPVFWACGVTPQSVVMNSKPPLAITHAPGCMLVTDTKNIDLKG; encoded by the coding sequence ATGCTCGCTCGTCCCGAAAACGTTTCCCCCGAAACCTGGGAGAAGGCCCTGGGCGCTTCCCCCGTCGAACTGCGCCGCTTGATCCGCACCGGGGCGTACACGGCTCCCACCAGCGGGCTGTGCCCCGGATACGCCCAGGCGAACCTGATCGTCCTACCGAAAGAGCAGGCATACGACTTCCTGCTGTTCGCCCAGAGAAACCCCAAGCCCTGCCCGCTTCTGGAGGTGACCGAGACGGGCGCGCGCCAGACCTCCATCTGCGCGACCGACTGCGACATCGCCACCGACTTCCCCCGCTACCGCATCTACCGCTACGGGGAGCTGGTCGACGAGACGACGGATGTTTCCGAGCTGTGGAGGGACGACTTCGTCTCCTTCGTCATCGGATGCTCGTTCTCGTTCGAGTCCGAGCTGGTCGAAGCCGGTATCGAGATGAGGCACAACACCATGGGCAGAAACGTCTCGATGTACCTCACCAACGTCGCCTGCCGGCCCGCTGGATCGATGTCGGGAAACATGGTGATGTCCATGCGCCCCATCCCCTACGACCAGGTTGTTCGGGCGACGCAGATATCGGGGGCCATACCGCAGGTGCACGGGGCGCCCCTGCATATCGGCGACCCCTCGGCCATCGGGATCGACGACGTGTCCAAGCCCGACTTCGGCGATCCGGTCGATATCCGCGAAGGAGAGGTTCCCGTGTTCTGGGCCTGCGGCGTCACCCCGCAATCGGTTGTGATGAACTCCAAGCCGCCGCTCGCCATCACGCACGCCCCCGGCTGCATGCTGGTCACCGACACCAAAAACATCGACCTGAAGGGATAG